In the genome of Capra hircus breed San Clemente chromosome 5, ASM170441v1, whole genome shotgun sequence, one region contains:
- the MAGOHB gene encoding protein mago nashi homolog 2 isoform X2, translating into MIRKEAYVHKSVMEELKRIIDDSEITKEDDALWPPPDRVGRQELEIVIGDEHISFTTSKIGSLIDVNQSKDPEGLRVFYYLVQDLKCLVFSLIGLHFKIKPI; encoded by the exons ATGATCAGAAAGGAG GCTTATGTACACAAGAGTGTCATGGAAGAACTGAAGAGAATTATTGATGACAGTGAAATTACAAAAGAAGATGATGCTTTGTGGCCTCCCCCTGACAGGGTTGGCCGGCAG gagCTTGAAATTGTAATTGGAGATGAACACATTTCTTTTACCACATCAAAAATAGGTTCTCTTATTGATGTCAATCAGTCAAA ggaTCCTGAAGGCCTTCGAGTATTTTACTATTTGGTACAGGACCTGAAGTGTTTAGTGTTTAGTCTTATTGGATTACATTTCAAGATTAAACCAATCTAA
- the MAGOHB gene encoding protein mago nashi homolog 2 isoform X1 — MAMASDFYLRYYVGHKGKFGHEFLEFEFRPDGKLRYANNSNYKNDVMIRKEAYVHKSVMEELKRIIDDSEITKEDDALWPPPDRVGRQELEIVIGDEHISFTTSKIGSLIDVNQSKDPEGLRVFYYLVQDLKCLVFSLIGLHFKIKPI, encoded by the exons ATGGCTATGGCCAGCGATTTCTACCTGCGCTACTACGTAGGGCACAAGGGCAAATTTGGACACGAGTTTCTGGAGTTTGAGTTTCGGCCGGACG GAAAACTTAGATATGCCAACAACAGCAATTATAAAAATGATGTCATGATCAGAAAGGAG GCTTATGTACACAAGAGTGTCATGGAAGAACTGAAGAGAATTATTGATGACAGTGAAATTACAAAAGAAGATGATGCTTTGTGGCCTCCCCCTGACAGGGTTGGCCGGCAG gagCTTGAAATTGTAATTGGAGATGAACACATTTCTTTTACCACATCAAAAATAGGTTCTCTTATTGATGTCAATCAGTCAAA ggaTCCTGAAGGCCTTCGAGTATTTTACTATTTGGTACAGGACCTGAAGTGTTTAGTGTTTAGTCTTATTGGATTACATTTCAAGATTAAACCAATCTAA